DNA from Pseudomonas putida:
TGCTGGCATAGCCAGCACGGGTCAGGGCGGCGGTGACGATACTGGTGGCCAAGCCACCGCCGGGCAGGTCACTGTCGGTGAAGGGCGGCCAACTGTCGGCCACCAGACGCAACTTCTCGACCGCCATGGCGGGCGTGACCAGCACGATTACCAGTAAGCCAAGCGCGCAAAGCAGTGACCGCATGCTCAAGTCCTTTCGCAGTTGGTGATCCACTCTGATGGTGGCGATCCGCACGACTACAGGATGGGCAGACTACACAAAGCCCTCTCGGCCAGCAGCTGACAAATGATATCAAATAGCCTCTATTTTGGCCGAATGTGGCGAAGGCCATTTTTGGGCAATGTCCGACTCGTCGTCGGAGGCTGGATTTGCGATGATCGACCGCCCCTTCAAAGAGTTCATACCCATGTCCATCGAGTGGATCTGCAAGCACCATACCGACCTTGGCAAGGAGCAGCTCTATGCCATCCTGCAACTGCGCACCGAAGTCTTCGTGGTGGAGCAGCAATGCGCCTACCAGGAGGTCGACGGCCAGGACCTTTGCGGGGATACGCTGCACCTGATGGGATGGGAGCAAGACCGTTTGGTGGCCTACCTGCGCCTGCTCGACCCTCAATCCCAAGGCGGCGATGTGGTCATTGGCCGCGTGGTGACCGCCCCCGCCGCCCGCGGTGGCGGCCTGGGCCATCAGCTGTTGCTCAAGGGCCTGGAGTGCGCCGAGCATTGCTGGCCTGGAACACCGATCTACCTGTCAGCCCAGGCACATCTGCAGGCCTACTATGCGCGGCATGGGTTCGAAGTGGCGGGGGAGCAGTACCTCGAGGATGGCATCCCGCATATCGGTATGCGCAAGGTTTGAGGTAAGAGGGCATAGAGCAGCCGGGGCGCTCATGTCATGGATACCCCAACACGTCCCTGATCTGGCGCAGGTGCTGGATGATCCACTGCTTGTCGATGGCACCCCAATCATGGATGCGGTAGTGCCCTGCGTGATTGCGCGCCCCCGCCTGCTGTTCGAACTCACAGACGATATCCAGGTCCGCCAGTGCGGCGATGGTGTCCTGCGCAGTGCGCCGGGGCATGCCGGTGGCTTCCATCAGCGCCGGAACGCTGGTGGCGGTCTGGCTGTCGATCAACCAGGCCACATAGAGCCGCCGGTAGAAACTGCTCTTGGTCTTGCTCACATCCATGCTGCTCGATCCTCAGGTAGTGCCCGGCAATTCCTGGTAGGTCAGGTAGACGCGCAGGTCGAATTCCAATTGATGGTAGTCCGGCTCCATGTGCTGACAGAGCTGGTAGAACGCTTTGTTGTGGTCGCGTTCGCGCAGGTGCGCCAACTCGTGCACCACGATCATGCGCAAGAACTGTGGTGCCGCGTCCTTGAACAGCGAGGCGATGCGGATTTCCTTCTTGGCCTTGAGCTTGCCGCCCTGCACACGGGAGACCGCCGTGTTCAGGCCCAGGGCACGATGCGTCAGATCCAGACGGTTGTCGAACAGCACCTTGTCCAGGTTAGGTGCACTGCGCAGGTACTGCTGTTTCAAGTCTTGGGCATAGCTGTACAGCGCTTTGTCGCTCTGCACATCGTGGCGCTCGGGGTAGCGTTGGTGCAGGTAGTCGCCCAGGCGATCGCTGGCGATCATCTGGCGCACCTGCTCTTGCAGGTGAGGCGGGTAGGCTTGCAGGTAGCGTAATGCGGTCATGATACGGCGGCATTCCTGATGAGCAGGGGCCGCTTCACGCCCTATCGCGGCACAAGGCCGCTCCTACAGGGACTGTGCATCCCTGTAGGAGCGGCCTTGTACCGCGATGGGCTGCGAAGCAGCCCCCATGGACGCCTGATCAGTTGACCTTGGCAGCCAACTCGCCCTTGGCGTAACGCTGGAACATGCCTTCCAGGGAGATCGGCTTGATCTTGGAGGCGTTGCCGGCGGTGCCGAAGGCTTCGTAACGGGCGATGCAGACATCACGCATGGCCTTCACGGTCTCGGCGAAGAACTTGCGTGGGTCGAACTCGCTCGGGTGCGCAGCCATGTAGCGACGGATGGCACCGGTGGAGGCCAGACGCAGGTCGGTGTCGATGTTGACCTTGCGCACGCCGTACTTGATGCCTTCGACGATCTCTTCGACCGGCACGCCGTAGGTTTCCTTGATGTCACCACCGAATTCGTTGATGACCTTCAGCCATTCCTGCGGCACCGAGGAGGAACCGTGCATCACCAGGTGGGTGTTGGGGATGCGCTTGTGGATTTCCTTGATGCGGTCGATGGCCAGGATGTCACCGGTTGGCGGCTTGGTGAACTTGTAGGCACCGTGGCTGGTACCGATGGCGATGGCCAGGGCGTCGACCTGGGTCTTCTTGACGAAGTCGGCGGCCTCTTCCGGGTCGGTCAGCATCTGGCTGTGATCCAGAGTACCTTCGGCGCCGATGCCATCTTCTTCGCCGGCCTGGCCGGTTTCCAGGCTGCCCAGGCAACCCAGTTCGCCTTCGACGGACACACCGCAGGCGTGGGCGAATGCCACGGTCTGCTGAGTGACGCGAACGTTGTACTCGTAGTCGGACGGGGTCTTGCCGTCTTCCTTGAGCGAGCCGTCCATCATCACCGAGCTGAAGCCCAGCTGGATGGAGCGCTGGCAGACGTCAGGGCTGGTGCCGTGGTCCTGGTGCATGCACACCGGGATATGCGGGAACTCTTCGATCGCCGCCAGGATCAGGTGGCGCAGGAACGGGGCACCGGCATACTTGCGGGCGCCGGCCGAGGCCTGGACGATGACCGGGGAGTCGGTGGCATCCGCAGCTTCCATGATGGCGCGCATCTGCTCGAGGTTGTTGACGTTGAAAGCCGGAACGCCATAGCCGAACTCGGCGGCGTGGTCCAGCATCTGGCGCATGCTAATGAGTGCCATTGTGTATCTCTCTCCCGACAAGCGTCGTTGTTTCGTGCAAGCCTGCCGCAGGGGCGGTTGCTGTTCAAGTAGTGTGGGCCGCCGTCGCGGCCCGGCCAGTCACGGTGCCTTGCAGCCCCGCCCAATCAGATCATTGGTCGCCACCCAATACACCAGGCCTTCGTCGCCCTTGGTGTGGAAGGCCAGTACCCCGTCGCTGTACAGCGCACCGGAGGCACCCGGCTCGGACTTGAGCCGATAGACCTGGTCGCCGCCACCCAGGCGTACGTCGACCGAATCTTGCGTGGCATCGGCGAAGCGCCAGAGCACTTCGGTCTGGGTGTCGCAGACCCAGCGGGTCCAGTTATCCGCCGGAGCCGGTTGCGCCGGCTGCAGCAGCGAGCATCCTGCCAGGGTCGCCAGGGCCAATGCGGCCAGAAGCGCTTTCATCCAAAAACCTCGTCGTGGATCCGCTACGCGGCCCTAATCCAAGACCACAAAACCCAACCTTGGTTGCCTGGCGCCCGATCAAGGGCAGCCCGGTGCCTGGCGCTGGTGTTCGTCGTCATACTTTTCCAGGCCTTCCGGGCCAATGCGCTTGTTGATGACCGGCGCCGTCTCCGCCTGCCACTGAGACTGGTAGCAGCCGCCCTTGGGTGGCTGCGACGGCTCGGTGTCGGCAGACTTACTGGAGCAGGCGCCCAGCAACAAGGCCAGGATCATCACAGGCAATTGCTTGACCATCAGGTCGCTCCCTTTGCCAAGCGCCGCCATGCTCAGGCCTTGGCCCGCTCTTCCAGGATAGCCACGGCGGGCAGGACCTTGCCTTCGACGAATTCGAGGAACGCGCCGCCACCGGTAGAAATGTAGGAGATATCAGCGCCGACGCCATATTTGTCGATGGCCGCCAGGGTGTCACCACCACCGGCGATGGAGAAGGCGGCGCTGTCGGCGATGGCCTTGGCCAGCACTTTGGTGCCGTTGCCGAACTGGTCGAATTCAAACACGCCGACCGGGCCGTTCCACAGGATGGTCTTGGACGACTTCAGCAACTCGGCGAACTGTTCGGCAGTCTTCGGGCCGATGTCCAGGATCATGTCATCATCAGCTACATCGGCGATGGACTTGACGATGGCCTCGGCACTCTCGGCGAATTCCTTGGCAACGACCACGTCCACGGGCAGCGGCACGCTGACCTTGGCGGCGATGGCCTTGGCGGTCTCGACCAGGTCCGGCTCGTACAGCGACTTGCCGACCTTGTGGCCAGCCGCGGCGAGGAAGGTGTTGGCGATGCCGCCACCGACGATCAGTTGGTCGCAGACCGTGCTCAGGCTGTTGAGCACGTCCAGCTTGGTGGACACCTTGGAGCCGGCGACGATGGCGGCCATCGGCTTGGCCGGGGCCTTCAGGGCCTTGCCCAGGGCATCGAGCTCGGCAGCCAGCAGCGGGCCTGCAGCGGCGACCTTGGCGAACTTGGCAACGCCGTGGGTCGAGCCCTCGGCGCGGTGGGCGGTGCCGAAGGCGTCCATGACGAACACGTCGCACAGGGCCGCGTACTTTTGCGCCAGCTCGTCGGCGTTCTTCTTCTCGCCCTTGTTGAAGCGAACGTTCTCGAACAGCACCAGGTCACCGGCCTTGACCTCGACACCGTCCAGGTAATCGGCGACCAGCGGCACTTCGCGGCCCAGGGCCTTGCTCAGGTAGTCGGCGACTGGCTTGAGGCTGTTCTCGGCGGAGAATTCGCCCTCGGTCGGACGACCCAGGTGCGAGCAAACCATCACGGCCGCGCCTTTTTCAAGGGCCAGCTTGATGGTCGGCAGCGCAGCCAGGATACGCGCATCGCTGGCTACCACACCGTCTTTCACAGGGACGTTGAGGTCTTCGCGGATCAGTACGCGCTTACCTTGCAGGTCGAGGTCGGTCATCTTCAACACGGTCATGAATGCAGTCCTTCAGGGCTGTTTGGTGCGGGTTTGGTGTACGACGTGCAGGAAGTGACCGGCAACGTCGAGCATACGGTTGGCGAACCCCCATTCGTTGTCGAACCAGGCCAGCAGGTTCACCAGGCGAGGGCCGGAAACACGGGTCTGGCTGGCATCGACGATGGCCGAATGCGGGTCGTGGTTGAAATCACAGCTGGCATGGGGCAGCTCGGTGTAGGCCAGCAGCCCCTTGAGCGGGCCGGTCAGCGCGGCCTCGCGCAACACCCGGTTGACCTCTGCCGCGCTGGTGTCGCGAGCGGTCTGCAAGGTGATGTCCAGGCACGACACGTTGACGGTCGGCACGCGTACGGCTTTGGCCTGGATTCGACCGGCAAGTTCCGGAAGCAGGCGCTCGATGCCGCGCGCCAGACCAGTGGACACCGGAATTACCGACTGGAACGCCGAACGCGTACGACGCAGATCCTCGTGGTGATAGGCGTCGATTACCGGCTGGTCGTTCATCGCCGAGTGGATGGTGGTGATCGACACGTACTCGATGCCGAACGCCTGGTCCAGCACACGCAGCAGCGGCACGCCGCAGTTGGTGGTACAGGAGGCGTTGGACACCAGGCGTTCATCGCCGCTCAGGCAGTCCTGGTTGATGCCATAGACCACCGTGGCATCGACATCCGCGTCACTGGACATCGGTTGGGAGAACAGTACCCGAGGCGCGCCGGCATCGAGGAAACGCTGGCCATCGGCTCGGGTGTTGTAGGCTCCGGAGCACTCCAGCACCAGGTCGACGCCCAGCGCCGCCCAGTCGATGCCTTCCGGGGTGGCGCTGCGCAGGACCTTCACGCAGTCGCCATTGATGTGCAGGCAGTCACCATCGACCCTCACCTCGCCGGGGAAGCGGCCATGGGTGGAATCGAAACGGGTCAGGTACTCGAGGCTGGCCTGGTCGGCCAGGTCGTTCAGCGCGACGATCTCGAAGCCGGCATTCGCCCCTCGCTCGAACAGTGCGCGCAAGACACAACGACCGATACGGCCGTAACCGTTGAGTGCAACTTTGTAGGGACGCGGATGGGGCATCAGAGGACTCACGAACACATACGTTAATGACCACTGCCTGGGGCCGCTTTGCGGCCCATCGCGACGCAAGGCCGCTCCTACAGGAGGCTGCATGCGCAACACCCTGTAGGAGCGGCCTTGTGTCCCGATCGAGGGCAAAGCCCTCGCCTTGCACAACCTGGAGGGCGTCACCGCCCTCCGTTTCACATCAGTCTTCCAGGAGTTCTTCGGCGGTACCCAGGATGTTTTCCAGGGTGAAGCCGAACTCCTCGAACAGTGCGGAGGCCGGCGCCGACTCACCATAGGTGGTCATGCCGATGACGCGGCCTTCCAGGCCCACGTACTTGTACCAGAAGTCCGCGTGGGCGGCCTCGATGGCGATGCGCGCACTCACTTCAAGCGGCAGCACGGACTGCTTGTAGGCAGCGTCCTGGGCGTCGAACACACTGGTGCACGGCATGGAAACCACGCGCACCTTGCGGCCTTGCTCGGTCAGCTTGTCGAATGCCTGAACCGCCAGGCCCACTTCCGAACCGGTGGCGATCAGGATCAGTTCAGGCTCGCCGGCGCAGTCCTTGAGCACGTAGCCGCCGCGGCTGATGTCGGCGATCTGCTGGGCGTCGCGCTCCTGGTGCTGCAGGTTCTGGCGCGAGAAGATCAGCGCCGATGGGCCGTCCTTGCGCTCCAGGGCTTGCTTCCAGGACACGGCCGATTCCACCGCGTCGGCTGGGCGCCAGGTGTCCAGGTTCGGCGTGCTGCGCAGGCTGGTCAGTTGCTCGATCGGCTGGTGGGTCGGGCCATCTTCGCCCAGGCCGATGGAGTCGTGGGTGTAGACATGGATGACGCGCTGCTTCATCAGGGCGGACATGCGCACTGCATTGCGGGCGTATTCCATGAACATCAGGAAGGTCGCGCCGTAAGGCACCAGGCCACCGTGCAGGGCGACGCCGTTCATGATGGCGGTCATGCCGAATTCGCGCACGCCGTAGAAGACGTAGTTGCCGCTGGCATCGTCGGCACTGACGCCTTTGCAGCCCTTCCACAGGGTCAGGTTGGAGCCGGCCAGGTCAGCCGAGCCGCCGAGGAACTCCGGCAGCAGCGGGCCGAAAGCGTTCAGGGCGTTCTGGCTTGCCTTGCGGCTGGCGATGGTCTCGCCCTTGGCAGCGACTTCGTTGATGTAGGCCTGGGCCTTCTTGGCGAAGTCGGCTGGCAGCTCGCCGCTTTCACGGCGCTTGAATTCGGCAGCCAGCTCAGGATAGGCCTTGGCGTAGGCATCGAAACGCTGGTTCCAGTCGGCTTCGAGCTTGGCACCGGCAGCCTTGGCGTCCCACTCGGCGTAGATGTCGGCCGGGATTTCGAACGGGCCGTGGTTCCAGTTCAGGGCTTTGCGAGCCAGGGCGATTTCGTCGTTGCCCAGCGGTGCGCCGTGGCAGTCTTCCTTGCCCTGCTTGTTCGGCGAGCCGAAACCGATGATGGTCTTGCAGCAGATCAGGGTCGGGCGATCGCTCTTGCGTGCGGTCTCGATGGCGGTCTTGATCTCGTCGGCGTCGTGGCCGTCGACGTTGCGGATCACCTGCCAGTTGTACGCCTCGAAGCGCGCCGGCGTGTTGTCGGTGAACCAGCCGTGCACTTCACCGTCGATGGAGATGCCGTTGTCGTCGTAGAAGGCGATCAGCTTGTTCAGGCCCAGGGTGCCGGCCAGGGAGGCGACTTCGTGGGAGATACCCTCCATCATGCAGCCGTCGCCCAGGAACACATAGGTGTTGTGGTCGACGATGGTGTGGCCGTCACGGTTGAACTGGGCCGCCAGCACTTTTTCCGCCAGGGCGAAGCCCACGGCATTGGCGATCCCCTGGCCCAGCGGGCCGGTGGTGGTCTCGACGCCTGCGGTGTAGCCGTACTCCGGGTGGCCCGGGGTGCGGCTGTGCAGTTGGCGGAAGGCCTTGAGGTCGTCGATCGACAGGTCGTAGCCGGTCAGGTGCAGCAGCGAATAGATGAGCATCGAGCCGTGGCCATTGGACAGCACGAAACGGTCGCGGTCGGCGAATTTCGGATTGCTCGGGTTGTGCTTCAGGTAATCGCGCCAAAGCACCTCGGCGATATCCGCCATGCCCATGGGGGCACCTGGGTGGCCGCTGTTGGCCTTTTGCACGGCATCCATGCTGAGGGCACGAATGGCGTTGGCACGTTCACGACGGCTGGGCATCGCTGAGTCTCCTGGGGCTTGAAAAGGTAGTGAAACGAAAAAGGCCGCCATTTTCGCCCACAGGCGGGGCTGGGGGCAATGACGGATGGTCGCAGTTGGGTATTTTTCCTGTCTTTGGGCCGTAAATCGGGACAATTCGCAAGTCGGCGGCGCCCTGTTCGCGGGTAAACCCGCGCCTACTGGGGCAACACCAGCCCATGGGCGCGGGTTCGCCCGTGAGCCGGACAACCACGACTCCGCCCATCAGCCAATATCAAAACTTTTTGATATTGCTATTGCGACGACTGCATCCCCTGTCTAGACTGCCGCCCCATGAACCCGAGCGCGCCCATCATCCATCACCGCAGCGACGAGCTGGCCGCCCTGTGCAAGGCCAGCGGCGATCCGCTGCGCCTGAATGTACTGCGCGCACTGGCCAGTGACTCGTTCGGCGTGCTGGAGCTGGCGCAGATCTTCGACATTGGCCAATCCGGCATGAGCCACCACCTCAAGGTGCTGGCCCAGGCGGAACTGGTGGCCACGCGCCGCGAAGGCAATGCGATCTTCTACCGCCGCGCCCTGCCCGACAGCCTGCGCCTGGGCGGCCGCCTGCACGCGGCCTTGCTCGAAGAGGTGGATGGCCTGGCCCTGGCGCAAGACGTGCAGGCACGCATCGCCCAGGTGCAACAGCGTCGCGCCGCCACCAGCCAGGACTTCTTCCTGCGCGTGGAAGAAAAGTTTCGTGCTCAGCAAGACTTGATCGCCGGCCTGCCGCAGTACCGCGACAGCCTCTTGGCCCTGCTCGACAACCTGAGCTTCGGCCCCGACGCCAGCGCGCTGGAAGTCGGTCCCGGTGATGGCGGCTTCCTGCCGGACCTGGCGCGGCGCTTCAATCAGGTCACAGCCCTGGACAACAGCTCGACCATGCTCGAACTGGCCCGCCAAGTCTGCGAGCGCGAAGGGCTGAATAATGTAAATCTGCAGTTGGCCGATGCACTGGGTGCAACGGATGTGGAAGCCGACTGCGTTGTGCTGAACATGGTGTTGCACCATTTCAGCGACCCGGCCCTGGCCCTGCGCCTGCTGGCCAAACGGGTGAAAGCAGGCGGCAGCCTGCTGGTCACCGAGCTGTGCAGCCATGACCAGAGCTGGGCGCGGGAAGCCTGCGGCGAT
Protein-coding regions in this window:
- a CDS encoding GNAT family N-acetyltransferase, coding for MSIEWICKHHTDLGKEQLYAILQLRTEVFVVEQQCAYQEVDGQDLCGDTLHLMGWEQDRLVAYLRLLDPQSQGGDVVIGRVVTAPAARGGGLGHQLLLKGLECAEHCWPGTPIYLSAQAHLQAYYARHGFEVAGEQYLEDGIPHIGMRKV
- a CDS encoding winged helix-turn-helix domain-containing protein; the encoded protein is MDVSKTKSSFYRRLYVAWLIDSQTATSVPALMEATGMPRRTAQDTIAALADLDIVCEFEQQAGARNHAGHYRIHDWGAIDKQWIIQHLRQIRDVLGYP
- a CDS encoding M48 metallopeptidase family protein; this translates as MTALRYLQAYPPHLQEQVRQMIASDRLGDYLHQRYPERHDVQSDKALYSYAQDLKQQYLRSAPNLDKVLFDNRLDLTHRALGLNTAVSRVQGGKLKAKKEIRIASLFKDAAPQFLRMIVVHELAHLRERDHNKAFYQLCQHMEPDYHQLEFDLRVYLTYQELPGTT
- the fba gene encoding class II fructose-bisphosphate aldolase (catalyzes the reversible aldol condensation of dihydroxyacetonephosphate and glyceraldehyde 3-phosphate in the Calvin cycle, glycolysis, and/or gluconeogenesis), giving the protein MALISMRQMLDHAAEFGYGVPAFNVNNLEQMRAIMEAADATDSPVIVQASAGARKYAGAPFLRHLILAAIEEFPHIPVCMHQDHGTSPDVCQRSIQLGFSSVMMDGSLKEDGKTPSDYEYNVRVTQQTVAFAHACGVSVEGELGCLGSLETGQAGEEDGIGAEGTLDHSQMLTDPEEAADFVKKTQVDALAIAIGTSHGAYKFTKPPTGDILAIDRIKEIHKRIPNTHLVMHGSSSVPQEWLKVINEFGGDIKETYGVPVEEIVEGIKYGVRKVNIDTDLRLASTGAIRRYMAAHPSEFDPRKFFAETVKAMRDVCIARYEAFGTAGNASKIKPISLEGMFQRYAKGELAAKVN
- a CDS encoding MliC family protein, encoding MKALLAALALATLAGCSLLQPAQPAPADNWTRWVCDTQTEVLWRFADATQDSVDVRLGGGDQVYRLKSEPGASGALYSDGVLAFHTKGDEGLVYWVATNDLIGRGCKAP
- a CDS encoding phosphoglycerate kinase is translated as MTVLKMTDLDLQGKRVLIREDLNVPVKDGVVASDARILAALPTIKLALEKGAAVMVCSHLGRPTEGEFSAENSLKPVADYLSKALGREVPLVADYLDGVEVKAGDLVLFENVRFNKGEKKNADELAQKYAALCDVFVMDAFGTAHRAEGSTHGVAKFAKVAAAGPLLAAELDALGKALKAPAKPMAAIVAGSKVSTKLDVLNSLSTVCDQLIVGGGIANTFLAAAGHKVGKSLYEPDLVETAKAIAAKVSVPLPVDVVVAKEFAESAEAIVKSIADVADDDMILDIGPKTAEQFAELLKSSKTILWNGPVGVFEFDQFGNGTKVLAKAIADSAAFSIAGGGDTLAAIDKYGVGADISYISTGGGAFLEFVEGKVLPAVAILEERAKA
- the epd gene encoding erythrose-4-phosphate dehydrogenase — translated: MPHPRPYKVALNGYGRIGRCVLRALFERGANAGFEIVALNDLADQASLEYLTRFDSTHGRFPGEVRVDGDCLHINGDCVKVLRSATPEGIDWAALGVDLVLECSGAYNTRADGQRFLDAGAPRVLFSQPMSSDADVDATVVYGINQDCLSGDERLVSNASCTTNCGVPLLRVLDQAFGIEYVSITTIHSAMNDQPVIDAYHHEDLRRTRSAFQSVIPVSTGLARGIERLLPELAGRIQAKAVRVPTVNVSCLDITLQTARDTSAAEVNRVLREAALTGPLKGLLAYTELPHASCDFNHDPHSAIVDASQTRVSGPRLVNLLAWFDNEWGFANRMLDVAGHFLHVVHQTRTKQP
- the tkt gene encoding transketolase, encoding MPSRRERANAIRALSMDAVQKANSGHPGAPMGMADIAEVLWRDYLKHNPSNPKFADRDRFVLSNGHGSMLIYSLLHLTGYDLSIDDLKAFRQLHSRTPGHPEYGYTAGVETTTGPLGQGIANAVGFALAEKVLAAQFNRDGHTIVDHNTYVFLGDGCMMEGISHEVASLAGTLGLNKLIAFYDDNGISIDGEVHGWFTDNTPARFEAYNWQVIRNVDGHDADEIKTAIETARKSDRPTLICCKTIIGFGSPNKQGKEDCHGAPLGNDEIALARKALNWNHGPFEIPADIYAEWDAKAAGAKLEADWNQRFDAYAKAYPELAAEFKRRESGELPADFAKKAQAYINEVAAKGETIASRKASQNALNAFGPLLPEFLGGSADLAGSNLTLWKGCKGVSADDASGNYVFYGVREFGMTAIMNGVALHGGLVPYGATFLMFMEYARNAVRMSALMKQRVIHVYTHDSIGLGEDGPTHQPIEQLTSLRSTPNLDTWRPADAVESAVSWKQALERKDGPSALIFSRQNLQHQERDAQQIADISRGGYVLKDCAGEPELILIATGSEVGLAVQAFDKLTEQGRKVRVVSMPCTSVFDAQDAAYKQSVLPLEVSARIAIEAAHADFWYKYVGLEGRVIGMTTYGESAPASALFEEFGFTLENILGTAEELLED
- a CDS encoding ArsR/SmtB family transcription factor; the protein is MNPSAPIIHHRSDELAALCKASGDPLRLNVLRALASDSFGVLELAQIFDIGQSGMSHHLKVLAQAELVATRREGNAIFYRRALPDSLRLGGRLHAALLEEVDGLALAQDVQARIAQVQQRRAATSQDFFLRVEEKFRAQQDLIAGLPQYRDSLLALLDNLSFGPDASALEVGPGDGGFLPDLARRFNQVTALDNSSTMLELARQVCEREGLNNVNLQLADALGATDVEADCVVLNMVLHHFSDPALALRLLAKRVKAGGSLLVTELCSHDQSWAREACGDLWLGFEQDDLARWARVAGLVPGDSLYVGLRNGFQIQVRHFQRTTGDTHHR